The Cytobacillus oceanisediminis genomic interval GAGAGGGGAGGGTGTTGTTGCATACATATAAAAAGGGTGTTCCGGAAAGGTTGCAATTGAAAATCCTATTTCTCTTTACATCAGCTTTTCAACATCCGGCATATCCGGAGGTGCCCACTTTAATGAGCATAGATTTTCGGAGTGTTTTCTCGGAGTTGGCGTGCCTTCAACAATCCTGCATTTGATGGAGAATAGATTAATCACAATGTTTCCATATTCATAGATATTTTCATGGAACAGCTCAACTGTTTCTATTTCACCAGTTCCTCATCAATTTCTCTTTTTAAAGCAGAGAATAGATCCTCACCTGGTTCGACTTTTCATCCAGGGTATTCCCATATATTTACTTGTGACATTAGCGGAGATCGAAGTGCACAGGATTTCGTTTTGGTCGTTTTCAATAATGGCTGCTGCTACTTTGAGTTGCTTTTCAATGGTGGTTCTCCTGTTAAAGTTTGTATATTCTATGATGCCACTTTTGAAAATCTGCTATAAATCAGCTTTAGAACAGCCTTTTTCGGAATTCAATCAAATGTTTGATTGATTTTTCACGATAAGAAAAGCCGCTCCTGCCAAAGGCAGGAAGCGGCTTTTTATGTGATTGGAGGGTAACATGTCAAAACGTTTCATGATAGGTAATCGTAACGTTTTGCTGAGTAAAAACTTAATTTCGGATCAGGTAATCAAACGCACCAAGAGCTGCAGTAGCGCCGGATCCCATAGAGATAATGATTTGCTTGTAGGCACTGTCTGTACAGTCTCCTGCAGCAAATACACCAGGGATGTTTGTGGCACCGCGCTTGTCCACAACGATTTCGCCGAAGCGGGTACGCTTGATCTGGTCGCCTAACCAATCTGTGTTAGGAACCAGGCCGATTTGGACGAATACACCTTGCAGTTCAACATGGTGTTGTTTTTCTGTCTCACGATCCATGTATGAAATACCGTTTACTTTGTCAGTTCCGGTAATTTCAGTTGTCTGAGCATTTGTGACAACCGTAACGTTTGGAAGGCTGTTCAGACGCTCCTGCAGAACGGCATCTGCTTTCAATTCAGGATTGAATTCGATAACCGTTACATGGTTAACAATCCCTGCAAGGTCAATGGCCGCTTCTACACCAGAGTTGCCTCCGCCGATAACCGCTACGTCTTTGCCTTCAAATAAAGGGCCATCACAGTGAGGGCAATAAGCTACCCCTTTGTTTTTGAACTCTGCTTCGCCTGGCACGTTGACATTTCTCCAGCGTGCACCAGTTGAAAGGATGACTGATTTACTTTTCAGAACAGCACCGTTTTCAAGTTCGATTTCAACAAGGTCCTTCTTCTCAAGTCTCTTTGCACGCTGCAGATTCATGACATCGATGCCATAATCTTTCACGTGTTCTTCAAGGCTTGCAACAAGCTTAGGGCCTTCTGTATGCTTCACACTGATAAAGTTTTCGATGCCTAAAGTATCCATTACCTGGCCGCCAAAGCGTTCAGCAACGATGCCGGTGCGGATGCCTTTGCGTGCCGCATAGATTGCAGCGCTTGATCCCGCTGGACCGCCGCCAATCACAAGCACATCATAAGGACCCTTATCTGTAAATTCTGATGCGTCAGGTCCTGTTCCCATTTTCGCCAGAATTTCTTCAAGGGACATCCGGCCGCTGCCGAATGATTCGCCATTTAGAAGAACTGTCGGCACTGCCATGATTTCTTTAGCATCTACTTCTTCTTTGTAAGCAGCACCATCGATCATTGTGTGTGAAATAT includes:
- the ahpF gene encoding alkyl hydroperoxide reductase subunit F; protein product: MLLDADIKAQLAQYLQMMEGDILLKVSAGSDKVSSDMLALVDELSNMSSHIKVERTELQRTPSFSVNRPGEDTGITFAGIPLGHEFTSLVLALLQVSGRAPKVDQKVIDQVKKIEGEYRFETYVSLSCHNCPDVVQALNVMSVLNPNISHTMIDGAAYKEEVDAKEIMAVPTVLLNGESFGSGRMSLEEILAKMGTGPDASEFTDKGPYDVLVIGGGPAGSSAAIYAARKGIRTGIVAERFGGQVMDTLGIENFISVKHTEGPKLVASLEEHVKDYGIDVMNLQRAKRLEKKDLVEIELENGAVLKSKSVILSTGARWRNVNVPGEAEFKNKGVAYCPHCDGPLFEGKDVAVIGGGNSGVEAAIDLAGIVNHVTVIEFNPELKADAVLQERLNSLPNVTVVTNAQTTEITGTDKVNGISYMDRETEKQHHVELQGVFVQIGLVPNTDWLGDQIKRTRFGEIVVDKRGATNIPGVFAAGDCTDSAYKQIIISMGSGATAALGAFDYLIRN